The Salmonella enterica subsp. houtenae serovar Houten genome has a segment encoding these proteins:
- a CDS encoding acetyltransferase: MNNVVSPTLTVRLITTADNAAIARVIRQVSAEYGLTADKGYTVADPNLDELYQVYSQPGAAYWVVEQNGCVVGGGGIAPLSYSEPDICELQKMYFLPVIRGQGLAKKLALMALDHAREQGFKRCYLETTAFLREAIALYERLGFEHIREPLGCTGHVDCEVRMLKAL; encoded by the coding sequence ATGAATAATGTCGTCTCGCCAACGCTCACGGTGCGCCTAATCACTACCGCCGACAATGCCGCTATTGCCCGTGTCATCCGTCAGGTTTCAGCGGAATACGGACTTACCGCCGATAAAGGTTATACCGTTGCCGACCCCAATCTGGATGAACTGTATCAGGTTTATAGTCAACCGGGCGCGGCCTACTGGGTGGTAGAGCAAAACGGTTGTGTGGTGGGCGGTGGCGGCATTGCGCCGTTATCCTATAGCGAACCAGACATTTGCGAGCTGCAAAAAATGTATTTTTTGCCGGTGATTCGTGGTCAGGGACTGGCGAAAAAGCTGGCGCTGATGGCGCTGGATCATGCCCGTGAACAGGGTTTTAAACGCTGCTATCTGGAAACAACGGCTTTTTTACGTGAGGCGATTGCGCTATACGAGCGTTTAGGGTTTGAACATATTCGTGAACCGCTCGGCTGTACCGGACATGTCGATTGCGAAGTGCGGATGTTAAAAGCACTGTAA
- the tabA_2 gene encoding Toxin-antitoxin biofilm protein TabA, whose product MIVGNIEHLEAWLPTALRLAIEHIKAHVAATTAPGKYDIDGDRLFYMISENMTEPGESRSAEYHARYLDIQIVLQGQEGMAFSTRPAGTPHTDWLADKDIAFLPASVGEKSVVLNEGDFVVFYPGEVHKPLCAVEEPARVRKAVVKMLMA is encoded by the coding sequence ATGATCGTTGGCAATATTGAACATCTGGAGGCCTGGCTACCGACGGCGCTACGTCTGGCGATTGAGCATATCAAAGCGCATGTCGCGGCAACGACCGCGCCAGGTAAGTATGACATTGACGGCGACAGGCTGTTTTATATGATTTCTGAAAATATGACGGAGCCGGGCGAATCGCGCAGCGCAGAGTATCACGCCCGTTATCTTGATATTCAGATTGTGCTACAAGGTCAGGAAGGGATGGCATTCAGTACCCGTCCTGCGGGAACGCCGCACACGGACTGGCTGGCGGATAAAGACATTGCATTTTTACCGGCGAGTGTCGGCGAGAAAAGTGTCGTCCTGAACGAAGGCGACTTCGTGGTGTTTTATCCCGGCGAAGTGCATAAGCCCCTATGCGCGGTGGAAGAGCCTGCGCGGGTACGTAAAGCGGTGGTGAAAATGCTGATGGCGTAA
- the argF gene encoding ornithine carbamoyltransferase, giving the protein MVISLKNRNFLKLLDYTPAEIQYLLDLAIALKAAKKAGCEKQTLPGKNIALIFEKTSTRTRCAFEVAAFDQGAQVTYLGPSGSQIGHKESMKDTARVLGRMYDGIEYRGFGQHIVEELGEYAGVPVWNGLTDEFHPTQILADLMTMLEHAPGKTLPELSFAYLGDARNNMGNSLMVGAAKMGMDIRLIAPKSFWPDAALVAQCREIASVTGARITLTESVEDGVHGVDFLYTDVWVSMGEPKEAWAERVSLMTPYQVNQQVVNATGNPDVKFMHCLPAFHNEHTKVGREIEMAYGLKGLEVTEEVFESAGSIVFDEAENRMHTIKAVMVATLGD; this is encoded by the coding sequence ATGGTTATTTCACTGAAAAATCGTAACTTTTTGAAGCTGCTTGACTACACCCCGGCAGAAATCCAGTACCTGCTCGATCTGGCGATTGCGCTGAAAGCAGCGAAAAAAGCCGGATGCGAAAAGCAAACGCTGCCCGGCAAAAACATCGCGCTGATTTTTGAAAAAACCTCCACCCGCACCCGCTGCGCGTTTGAAGTCGCCGCTTTCGACCAGGGCGCGCAGGTGACTTATCTCGGCCCAAGCGGCTCGCAGATTGGCCATAAAGAGTCCATGAAAGATACCGCTCGCGTCCTGGGACGGATGTATGACGGCATCGAATATCGCGGTTTTGGTCAACACATTGTGGAAGAACTGGGGGAATACGCTGGCGTTCCCGTCTGGAACGGCCTGACCGATGAATTTCACCCCACACAGATCCTGGCCGATCTGATGACCATGCTGGAACATGCGCCGGGCAAAACGCTGCCGGAACTGAGCTTCGCCTACCTGGGCGACGCGCGCAACAACATGGGCAACTCGCTGATGGTGGGCGCGGCGAAGATGGGCATGGATATCCGCCTGATAGCGCCAAAGTCCTTCTGGCCTGATGCCGCGCTGGTCGCGCAATGCCGGGAAATCGCCAGCGTTACCGGCGCTCGTATCACTTTAACGGAGAGCGTTGAAGACGGCGTTCACGGTGTGGATTTCCTCTATACCGACGTCTGGGTCTCGATGGGGGAACCCAAAGAAGCCTGGGCGGAGCGCGTCAGTCTGATGACGCCATATCAGGTCAACCAGCAGGTGGTAAACGCTACCGGTAATCCTGACGTGAAGTTTATGCACTGCCTGCCCGCCTTCCATAACGAGCACACCAAAGTGGGACGCGAAATCGAAATGGCTTACGGTCTGAAAGGGCTGGAGGTCACGGAAGAGGTGTTCGAGTCTGCAGGCTCGATCGTCTTCGATGAAGCGGAAAACCGGATGCACACCATCAAAGCGGTCATGGTGGCGACGCTCGGCGACTAA
- the rraB gene encoding Ribonuclease E inhibitor RraB produces MANPELLEEQREETRLIIEELLEDGSDPDALYTIEHHLSADDFETLEKAAVEAFKLGYEVTEPEELEVEEGDMVICCDILSECALNAELIDAQVEQLMNLAEKYDVEYDGWGTYFEDPNGEEGDDDDYVDEDDDGVRH; encoded by the coding sequence ATGGCAAACCCGGAATTACTGGAAGAGCAGCGTGAAGAAACGCGTTTAATTATTGAAGAGTTACTTGAGGACGGCAGCGATCCGGACGCGCTGTACACTATTGAACATCACCTTTCCGCCGACGATTTCGAAACGTTGGAAAAAGCGGCGGTAGAAGCCTTTAAACTCGGCTATGAAGTGACGGAGCCGGAAGAGCTGGAAGTGGAAGAGGGTGATATGGTCATTTGCTGCGATATCCTCAGCGAATGCGCGTTAAACGCTGAACTTATCGACGCTCAGGTCGAGCAACTGATGAACCTGGCAGAAAAATATGATGTTGAATACGACGGCTGGGGAACCTATTTCGAAGATCCTAACGGCGAAGAGGGCGATGACGACGATTATGTCGATGAAGATGACGACGGCGTGCGTCACTAA
- the yjgN gene encoding Inner membrane protein YjgN yields MNNVISSKDNHNHTLVFTGKGGKYFVICLVNFLLTCITLGIYAPWAMVKCRRYIYNNMTLNKQPFVYKATGGALFVSMLLVFIIYGISLSLIENGHPGLGFTLFGLLIVIIPFMAVKGLQYQAMMTSLNGVHFGFQCSMWRAWWCMFALPILLMVALYIVLYVISLITTAVGGLVFNIVFLGLLAIIGMGVVNGISYSKWMSLFGNGANFGIHRFSIQVNVKTCIKGCVLAMLTLFPFAVVIGYLIAPVFTDMIFLSMTGNAPAGESVILQYYGQIMASYFLYFLAIIVVTSYLYVTLRNLFLNNLSLANDTICFHSSVTSHGMLWRLLVLFVISGVTLGLAYPWLKIWLVSWLAQNTQVQGDLDLLELTNDEKPLENGPLMWISRGIMPYFPFI; encoded by the coding sequence ATGAATAACGTTATCAGTAGTAAAGATAACCATAATCACACGTTGGTGTTTACAGGCAAGGGCGGAAAGTATTTTGTTATTTGCCTTGTGAATTTCTTGTTGACGTGTATCACGTTGGGAATCTATGCGCCGTGGGCGATGGTGAAATGTCGACGTTATATTTATAATAATATGACGCTAAACAAACAGCCTTTTGTTTACAAAGCCACGGGTGGCGCATTATTTGTCAGTATGTTGTTAGTTTTTATTATCTATGGCATTAGCCTTTCTCTTATTGAGAATGGTCATCCCGGTCTCGGTTTTACGCTTTTCGGCTTATTAATTGTAATTATTCCTTTTATGGCAGTGAAAGGGTTACAGTATCAGGCGATGATGACTTCGCTTAATGGCGTACATTTTGGATTCCAGTGTTCCATGTGGCGCGCCTGGTGGTGCATGTTCGCTCTCCCGATACTCCTGATGGTGGCGCTTTATATTGTTCTTTATGTTATCTCTCTGATAACCACCGCCGTCGGCGGTTTAGTGTTCAATATCGTCTTTCTCGGTTTGCTGGCCATTATTGGGATGGGGGTCGTTAACGGTATTTCCTACAGCAAATGGATGTCCTTGTTTGGCAATGGCGCAAACTTTGGCATTCATCGTTTCTCGATTCAGGTTAATGTTAAAACGTGCATCAAAGGGTGCGTGTTGGCAATGTTGACCCTTTTTCCTTTTGCTGTAGTGATTGGTTATCTAATCGCGCCGGTGTTCACCGACATGATTTTTTTGAGTATGACGGGGAATGCGCCGGCAGGAGAGTCGGTTATTCTGCAATATTATGGTCAGATAATGGCAAGTTATTTTCTCTATTTTCTCGCAATTATTGTGGTAACCAGTTACTTATATGTGACGTTACGCAACCTGTTTTTAAACAATTTGTCACTGGCGAACGATACGATTTGTTTTCACTCCTCTGTCACTTCACACGGAATGCTGTGGCGGTTACTGGTGTTGTTTGTGATTTCCGGCGTGACGTTAGGGCTGGCTTATCCATGGTTGAAAATTTGGCTGGTGAGCTGGCTGGCGCAGAATACACAGGTCCAGGGCGATCTGGATTTACTTGAGTTAACCAACGATGAAAAGCCGCTGGAAAACGGCCCGCTAATGTGGATTTCTCGTGGCATCATGCCTTACTTCCCGTTTATCTGA
- a CDS encoding tRNA-(ms[2]io[6]A)-hydroxylase — protein MNYPQILSPVLDFLHCPTPKAWIVQARDPQNLPLLLTDHLICELKAAQTALLLVRKYVADKSGADALLAWLQPYEAFAFRQGPEPDFVALHRQIGKSVMPQTDDPWGRQLIDRMVLLIKEELHHFWQVREIMQARNIPYVKITASRYAKGMLKAVRTHEPLTLIDKLICGAYIEARSCERFAALAPWLDDNLQTFYLSLLRSEARHYQDYLALAQQISDEDISARVRYFGDVEADLILSPDRDFRFHSGVPAAG, from the coding sequence ATGAATTACCCGCAAATACTCTCTCCAGTGCTTGATTTCCTGCATTGCCCGACGCCGAAGGCGTGGATTGTCCAGGCCCGCGATCCGCAAAATCTTCCTCTTCTGCTTACCGATCACTTGATCTGCGAACTAAAGGCCGCGCAAACCGCGTTGCTGTTGGTGCGTAAATATGTCGCCGATAAATCGGGTGCCGACGCGCTGCTCGCCTGGCTGCAACCTTACGAGGCGTTCGCGTTTCGTCAGGGTCCGGAGCCGGATTTTGTTGCCCTGCATAGACAGATTGGCAAAAGCGTCATGCCGCAAACTGATGACCCCTGGGGACGTCAGCTTATCGACCGCATGGTGTTACTGATTAAAGAGGAGTTGCACCATTTTTGGCAGGTACGCGAGATCATGCAGGCCAGAAACATTCCTTATGTGAAAATCACCGCCAGCCGCTACGCGAAAGGAATGTTGAAAGCAGTACGTACGCACGAACCGCTCACATTAATTGATAAGCTAATTTGCGGGGCGTATATCGAAGCCCGCTCCTGCGAACGTTTTGCCGCTCTGGCGCCCTGGCTGGATGATAATTTGCAAACGTTTTATCTTTCGCTCCTGCGCTCCGAAGCGCGCCACTATCAGGATTACCTGGCGCTGGCGCAGCAAATTTCCGACGAGGATATTTCTGCGCGCGTGCGCTATTTTGGCGACGTGGAAGCTGACCTTATCTTGTCTCCAGACCGCGATTTTCGTTTTCATAGCGGTGTGCCGGCCGCCGGGTAA
- the arcA_2 gene encoding arginine deiminase, translating into MEKHFVGSEIGQLHSVMLHRPNLSLKRLTPSNCQELLFDDVLSVERAGEEHDIFANTLRQQGIEVLLLTDLLTQTLDVADAKTWLLDTQISDYRLGPTFAADIRAWLADMPHRELARHLSGGLTYGEIPASIKNMVVDTHDINDFIMKPLPNHLFTRDTSCWIYNGVSINPMAKQARQRETNNLRAIYRWHPQFADGDFIKYFGDENINYDHATLEGGDVLVIGRGAVLIGMSERTTPQGIEFLAQALFKHRQAERVIAVELPKHRSCMHLDTVMTHIDSDTFSVYPEVVRPDVQCWTLTPDGRGGLKRTQESTLVHALEKALGIDQVRLITTGGDAFEAEREQWNDANNVLTLRPGVVVGYERNIWTNEKYDKAGITVLPIPGDELGRGRGGARCMSCPLERDGI; encoded by the coding sequence ATGGAAAAGCATTTTGTCGGTTCTGAAATCGGTCAATTACACAGCGTAATGTTGCATCGTCCCAATCTCAGCCTAAAAAGACTTACCCCTTCAAATTGTCAGGAATTGCTTTTTGACGATGTATTATCCGTAGAACGCGCTGGCGAAGAGCATGACATTTTCGCTAACACGCTGCGTCAGCAAGGGATAGAAGTGTTGTTGTTAACCGACCTGCTCACCCAAACGCTGGATGTGGCTGACGCCAAAACCTGGCTACTGGATACGCAAATTTCCGATTACCGTCTTGGGCCTACATTTGCCGCTGATATTCGCGCCTGGCTGGCGGATATGCCGCACCGTGAGCTGGCTCGTCATTTAAGCGGCGGTTTGACCTATGGCGAAATACCCGCTTCCATAAAAAATATGGTGGTCGATACTCACGATATTAATGACTTTATTATGAAGCCATTACCGAATCACCTATTTACCCGTGATACGTCCTGCTGGATATATAACGGTGTCTCAATCAACCCCATGGCGAAACAGGCTCGCCAACGTGAAACAAATAATTTACGCGCTATTTATCGCTGGCATCCACAATTTGCGGACGGCGATTTTATTAAATATTTCGGCGACGAGAACATTAATTACGACCACGCTACCTTAGAGGGTGGCGATGTGCTGGTGATTGGCCGCGGCGCAGTACTGATCGGCATGTCGGAACGTACTACGCCGCAAGGCATCGAGTTCCTGGCGCAGGCATTGTTTAAACATCGTCAGGCGGAACGCGTCATTGCCGTTGAGCTGCCAAAACATCGCTCCTGTATGCACCTTGACACTGTCATGACCCACATTGATAGCGACACTTTCTCCGTCTACCCGGAAGTCGTTCGCCCGGACGTTCAGTGCTGGACGCTGACGCCAGATGGCCGTGGCGGTCTGAAACGAACCCAGGAAAGCACTCTGGTTCACGCTCTTGAAAAAGCGCTTGGCATCGATCAGGTGCGCTTAATCACCACTGGCGGCGACGCATTTGAAGCTGAGCGCGAACAGTGGAATGACGCCAATAACGTGCTCACCTTACGCCCCGGCGTGGTCGTGGGCTATGAACGCAACATCTGGACCAACGAAAAATACGACAAAGCCGGCATTACTGTCCTTCCTATTCCCGGCGATGAATTGGGCCGTGGGCGCGGGGGCGCACGCTGCATGAGCTGCCCACTGGAACGTGATGGCATTTAA
- the valS gene encoding valyl-tRNA synthetase codes for MEKTYNPQDIEQPLYEHWEKQGYFKPNGDESQESFCIMIPPPNVTGSLHMGHAFQQTIMDTMIRYQRMQGKNTLWQVGTDHAGIATQMVVERKIAAEEGKTRHDYGRNAFIDKIWQWKAESGGTITRQMRRLGNSVDWERERFTMDEGLSNAVKEVFVRLYKEDLIYRGKRLVNWDPKLRTAISDLEVENRESKGSMWHIRYKLADGAKTADGKDYLVVATTRPETLLGDTGVAVNPEDPRYKDLIGKFVVLPLVNRRIPIVGDEHADMEKGTGCVKITPAHDFNDYEVGRRHALPMINILTFDGDIRESAEVFDTKGEESDVYSNEIPAEFQKLERFAARKAVVAAIDALGLLEEIKPHDLTVPYGDRGGVVIEPMLTDQWYVRADVLAKPAVEAVENGDIQFVPKQYENMYFSWMRDIQDWCISRQLWWGHRIPAWYDNDGNVYVGRSEDEVRQENNLGADVALRQDEDVLDTWFSSALWTFSTLGWPENTDALRQFHPTSVMVSGFDIIFFWIARMVMMTMHFIKDENGKPQVPFHTVYMTGLIRDDEGQKMSKSKGNVIDPLDMVDGISLPELLEKRTGNMMQPQMAEKIRKRTEKQFPNGIEPHGTDALRFTLAALASTGRDINWDMKRLEGYRNFCNKLWNASRFVLMNTEDQDCGFNGGEMALSLADRWILAEFNQTIKAYRDALDSFRFDIAAGILYEFTWNQFCDWYLELTKPVMNGGTEAELRGTRHTLVTVLEGLLRLAHPIIPFITETIWQRVKVICGITADTIMLQPFPEYNATQVDEAALADTEWLKQAIIAVRNIRAEMNIAPGKPLELLLRGCSEEAVRRLNDNCSFLQTLARLESITVLPVDDKGPVSVTKIIDGAELLIPMAGLINKDDELARLAKEVAKIEGEIARIEGKLSNEGFVARAPEAVIAKEREKLAGYAEAKAKLIEQQAVISAL; via the coding sequence ATGGAAAAGACATATAATCCCCAAGATATCGAACAGCCGCTTTACGAGCACTGGGAAAAGCAGGGCTATTTCAAACCGAATGGCGATGAAAGCCAGGAGAGTTTCTGCATCATGATCCCGCCGCCGAACGTCACCGGCAGTTTGCATATGGGACATGCTTTCCAGCAAACCATCATGGATACAATGATCCGTTACCAGCGTATGCAGGGTAAAAACACCCTGTGGCAGGTCGGCACCGACCACGCCGGGATCGCGACCCAGATGGTAGTTGAGCGCAAGATTGCCGCTGAAGAAGGTAAAACCCGTCACGATTACGGCCGCAATGCGTTTATCGACAAAATCTGGCAGTGGAAAGCGGAATCCGGCGGCACCATTACCCGCCAGATGCGCCGTCTCGGCAACTCCGTTGACTGGGAGCGCGAGCGCTTCACCATGGACGAAGGCCTTTCCAATGCCGTGAAAGAAGTCTTTGTCCGCCTGTATAAAGAAGATCTGATCTACCGCGGCAAACGCCTGGTGAACTGGGACCCGAAACTGCGCACCGCTATCTCTGATCTGGAAGTGGAAAACCGCGAGTCGAAAGGCTCGATGTGGCATATCCGCTATAAGCTTGCCGACGGCGCGAAAACCGCTGACGGTAAAGATTATCTGGTGGTCGCCACGACGCGTCCGGAAACCCTGCTGGGCGATACCGGCGTGGCAGTAAACCCGGAAGATCCGCGTTATAAAGACCTGATTGGCAAATTTGTGGTCCTGCCGCTGGTGAATCGCCGCATTCCGATTGTCGGCGATGAACACGCCGACATGGAAAAAGGCACTGGCTGCGTGAAAATCACTCCGGCGCACGACTTTAACGACTATGAAGTCGGTCGTCGTCACGCCCTGCCGATGATCAACATCCTGACCTTTGACGGCGACATTCGCGAAAGCGCGGAAGTATTCGATACCAAAGGCGAAGAATCTGACGTCTATTCCAACGAGATCCCGGCTGAGTTCCAGAAACTGGAACGCTTTGCCGCGCGTAAAGCGGTGGTTGCCGCTATCGATGCGCTGGGTCTGCTGGAAGAAATTAAACCGCACGACCTGACCGTCCCTTACGGCGACCGTGGCGGCGTAGTTATCGAACCGATGCTGACCGACCAGTGGTACGTCCGTGCCGACGTGCTGGCGAAACCGGCGGTGGAAGCAGTTGAGAACGGCGACATCCAGTTCGTGCCGAAGCAGTATGAAAATATGTACTTCTCCTGGATGCGTGATATTCAGGACTGGTGTATCTCCCGCCAGCTATGGTGGGGTCACCGTATCCCGGCATGGTATGACAACGACGGCAACGTCTACGTTGGCCGTAGCGAAGACGAAGTGCGCCAGGAAAACAATCTTGGCGCCGACGTTGCGCTTCGTCAGGATGAAGACGTTCTCGACACCTGGTTCTCCTCCGCGCTGTGGACATTCTCAACGCTGGGCTGGCCGGAAAACACCGACGCCCTGCGTCAGTTCCACCCGACCAGCGTGATGGTCTCCGGCTTCGACATCATCTTCTTCTGGATTGCCCGCATGGTAATGATGACCATGCACTTCATCAAAGATGAAAACGGCAAGCCGCAGGTACCGTTCCATACCGTCTACATGACCGGCCTCATTCGCGACGACGAAGGCCAGAAGATGTCCAAGTCCAAGGGTAACGTCATTGACCCGCTGGATATGGTGGACGGCATCTCCCTGCCGGAACTGCTGGAAAAACGTACCGGCAACATGATGCAGCCGCAGATGGCGGAGAAAATCCGCAAGCGTACCGAAAAACAGTTCCCGAACGGCATCGAGCCGCACGGCACCGACGCCCTGCGCTTCACCCTGGCGGCACTGGCCTCGACCGGTCGCGATATCAACTGGGATATGAAGCGCCTGGAAGGCTATCGTAACTTCTGTAACAAGCTGTGGAACGCCAGCCGCTTTGTGCTGATGAATACCGAAGACCAGGATTGCGGCTTCAACGGCGGCGAGATGGCCCTGTCGCTGGCGGACCGCTGGATTCTGGCGGAATTCAACCAGACTATCAAAGCGTATCGCGACGCGCTGGATAGCTTCCGCTTCGATATCGCCGCGGGCATTCTGTATGAATTCACCTGGAACCAGTTCTGCGACTGGTATCTGGAGCTGACCAAGCCGGTGATGAACGGTGGAACGGAAGCGGAACTGCGCGGCACACGCCACACGCTGGTCACCGTGCTGGAAGGTCTGCTGCGTCTGGCGCATCCGATTATTCCGTTCATTACCGAAACCATCTGGCAGCGCGTGAAAGTCATTTGCGGCATCACCGCTGACACCATCATGTTGCAGCCGTTCCCGGAATATAATGCAACTCAGGTGGATGAAGCGGCGCTCGCCGATACCGAATGGCTGAAGCAGGCAATCATCGCCGTGCGTAACATCCGCGCGGAAATGAACATCGCGCCGGGCAAACCGCTGGAACTGCTACTGCGCGGTTGTAGTGAAGAAGCCGTTCGTCGCCTCAACGACAACTGCAGCTTTCTGCAAACTTTGGCGCGTCTGGAAAGCATCACCGTGCTGCCAGTCGATGATAAAGGTCCGGTTTCCGTGACCAAAATTATCGATGGCGCCGAACTGCTGATCCCGATGGCTGGCCTCATCAATAAAGATGATGAGCTGGCGCGTCTGGCGAAAGAAGTAGCGAAGATCGAAGGTGAGATTGCCCGTATCGAAGGCAAGCTGTCCAACGAAGGTTTCGTCGCCCGCGCGCCGGAAGCGGTGATCGCTAAAGAGCGTGAGAAGTTGGCCGGTTACGCCGAAGCGAAAGCGAAACTGATTGAACAGCAGGCGGTAATTAGCGCGCTGTAA
- the argI gene encoding ornithine carbamoyltransferase, with protein sequence MSTFYQKPFLKLLDFTTDEVTALLQLAAKLKADKKNGKEEQKLVGKNIALIFEKDSTRTRCSFEVAAYDQGARVTYLGSSGSQIGHKESIKDTARVLGRMFDGIQYRGYGQEIVETLAEYSGVPVWNGLTDEFHPTQLLADLLTMQEHLPGKAFNEMTLVYTGDARNNMGNSMLEAAALTGLDLRLVAPKACWPHAALVAECSAMAKKNGGAITLTEDIASGVKGADFIYTDVWVSMGEPKEKWAERIALLRDYQVNSQMMALTGNPQVKFLHCLPAFHDDQTTLGKKMAEEYGLHGGMEVTDQVFESAASIVFDEAENRMHTIKAVMVATLSK encoded by the coding sequence ATGTCTACGTTTTACCAAAAACCTTTTTTAAAGTTACTTGATTTCACCACCGATGAAGTTACTGCTCTGTTGCAGCTTGCCGCCAAACTGAAAGCCGATAAGAAAAATGGTAAAGAAGAACAAAAGCTGGTGGGTAAAAATATTGCGCTCATCTTCGAAAAAGACTCAACCCGTACACGATGCTCTTTCGAAGTTGCCGCATACGATCAGGGCGCGCGCGTGACGTATCTGGGTTCCAGCGGTAGCCAGATCGGTCATAAAGAGTCAATCAAAGATACCGCCCGCGTCCTGGGCCGGATGTTTGATGGTATTCAGTATCGTGGATATGGCCAGGAGATCGTCGAAACGCTGGCTGAATATTCCGGCGTACCGGTATGGAATGGTTTAACCGATGAGTTTCACCCAACGCAATTACTGGCGGATCTGCTCACTATGCAGGAACATTTGCCGGGTAAAGCTTTTAACGAGATGACGTTGGTTTATACCGGAGATGCGCGCAATAACATGGGTAACTCCATGCTGGAAGCCGCCGCGTTAACAGGGTTGGATCTCCGTCTGGTCGCGCCAAAAGCCTGCTGGCCGCATGCCGCATTAGTAGCGGAATGCAGCGCCATGGCGAAAAAGAACGGTGGCGCTATCACGCTGACCGAAGATATCGCCTCGGGCGTAAAAGGCGCGGATTTTATCTATACCGATGTTTGGGTCTCTATGGGCGAACCCAAAGAGAAATGGGCAGAGCGTATTGCCCTGCTGCGTGACTATCAGGTCAACAGCCAAATGATGGCGTTAACCGGCAATCCGCAGGTTAAGTTCCTGCATTGTCTGCCTGCGTTCCATGATGACCAAACCACGCTCGGCAAAAAAATGGCCGAAGAATATGGTTTACATGGCGGAATGGAAGTGACTGACCAGGTTTTTGAGTCTGCGGCCAGCATTGTCTTTGATGAAGCGGAAAACAGAATGCATACCATCAAAGCGGTAATGGTAGCAACATTGTCTAAATAA
- the arcC1 gene encoding carbamate kinase — translation MENKRTLVVALGGNALLKRGEPLEAEIQRKNIELAARTIAQLTQQWRVVLVHGNGPQVGLLALQNSAYASVTPYPLDILGAESQGMIGYMLQQALKNQLPEREISVLLTQVEVDANDPAFLNPTKYIGPIYDEAQAHALQAEKGWIFKADGNAYRRVVPSPQPKRIVENDAIRALISRDHLVICNGGGGVPVVEKADGYHGIEAVIDKDLSAALLASQIHADALLILTDADAVYLDWGKPTQRPLAQVTPEQLREMQFDAGSMGPKVTACAEFVSHCHGIAGIGSLADGQAILAGEKGTLIRCETADVDA, via the coding sequence ATGGAAAACAAACGCACACTGGTCGTCGCGCTGGGCGGTAATGCGCTGCTTAAACGCGGCGAGCCGCTGGAGGCGGAGATCCAGCGTAAAAATATCGAACTGGCGGCCAGAACCATTGCCCAGCTTACTCAGCAATGGCGGGTAGTATTAGTGCATGGCAACGGGCCACAGGTCGGACTGCTGGCGCTACAAAATAGCGCCTACGCCAGCGTTACGCCCTATCCGCTCGATATCCTCGGCGCGGAAAGCCAGGGAATGATTGGCTACATGCTGCAACAGGCGCTGAAAAATCAACTGCCGGAGCGTGAAATCAGCGTTCTTCTCACCCAGGTCGAAGTCGATGCCAACGACCCGGCATTCCTCAATCCAACCAAATATATCGGACCGATTTACGACGAAGCGCAAGCCCACGCGTTACAGGCAGAAAAGGGCTGGATATTCAAAGCCGACGGCAATGCCTACCGCCGCGTTGTGCCCTCCCCGCAGCCGAAACGCATAGTGGAAAACGATGCAATCCGCGCGCTGATTAGCCGCGATCACCTGGTGATCTGTAACGGCGGCGGCGGCGTGCCGGTCGTGGAAAAGGCCGATGGCTACCACGGTATTGAAGCGGTGATCGACAAAGACCTGTCCGCCGCCCTGCTTGCCAGCCAGATTCACGCCGACGCGCTGCTCATCCTGACCGATGCCGACGCGGTGTATCTCGACTGGGGCAAACCCACCCAACGTCCGCTGGCGCAAGTTACGCCGGAACAGCTTCGTGAAATGCAGTTCGACGCCGGTTCGATGGGTCCGAAAGTGACCGCCTGCGCCGAATTTGTCAGCCATTGCCACGGCATTGCCGGAATCGGCTCGCTGGCGGATGGGCAAGCCATTCTCGCAGGTGAGAAAGGCACTTTGATTCGGTGTGAAACCGCCGACGTTGACGCATAA